Below is a genomic region from Methanobacterium sp..
CAACAAAGTACACCTGTATCTGGAAACGCCACTAATGTCGCATTTCAAAACAATGCAACATCATGGAAACACGTAGTAGCGGCATTTGACGTGACCAAAATCGATGGAACTAAGAAAAAAGTCTATTCTGATCTATGGATTAAACCAAAAGGAACTGCAAATGTAGATTTAAGCCGTGCCTTGGGCTATGGAAATCAGGCCCTCCCTAAAGGAACTAAAATAAAAATGAATACATACAAAGACCCTAATGTCCCTGTGTCCCAACTCCCTAATGGAATTACAGATAGTAGAATAACCACAACCGCAGATCCAACCTTAGGAGGGCAATTTTTAGCCTCAATCACAGCAATAAGTAGTTCAAGAAAGATAATAACCAGTAGCACATCACTCATTATACAAGTGAAAATTATCATTATAAAAGTGATAATATCAGGACCACTTTGTGTAAACACTGGAGGATCAATCATTACTCTACCATCAAATGGGAACAGCCAGATAATCAGAGGATCATGGTTACGTCTTCTCATCTAAACCAGAACATGAAATAACTAAAAATATAAAAAAACCAAAATCAGATAAAAATGAATTTATCCCAATAGATTGTTAATCTCCTCAAACACTACCAAAAACTCTCAAAATCAAACATTATTTGCATTCATTCAATTAAAAGACATATGCACAAGCAAAAACTCATGTTTTTGCTTTGAAACTCCATAATTTCTAAATTCCGTAATTGAATGGCAAAAATCTTTGATTTTTTGCAGTGGGGATATACTTTACAGATTTTAGTGTTTGAGGGCTTGTTTTATTTGAAAAGTCAATTTAAAACAAAGTCAACTATACAAAAAAAGAAAATTTAAAATGGATGCCTGAGTGATATAATGACAAAAAGAAAACTATACGTGCTCGTTGCAGTTGTTATATCTGGATTTTTAGTTTTGGGAATTGGAAGCAGTGCCCTTGAAGGTTTTTTATTTGATCAAATACCCTATAATTACACGTCTTACCTCTCAATCCCTTCAAATTCACCGGATGCAGCTTCTATCGATGGTTATTATAAATTATACGGAAAGGGGCGTGATTTTAATTTCCACATAGTACTTCCCGGAGCTGAAGGCCAAGAAAGTCCCCTTGATTATACCGCAGATGGGCTTAACGGCACTGGTAAAATAAATGATATAAGTATAACTTACGGCACTATTGCATCGCTTTTATCAGGTAATTTTAAAAATGCCCTTTTCAACACAAAAATCGATGGCAATTACACCATGGCATGTGCTGCATGGACTGGCTACGGCAATTTCACAAATAACGGCCAGAATTTCTTAGGAAACTTCAAAATAGACGGAGTAATGACAGACTGGGAAGGAACATTCCATTTAGTCCCTGAAAATAATCAAATAAGCTTAAAAACAGAGTACATATATTATCCACACGGCAATAAGACTTCTGAGAATACTAAAGAAGTTAAAAAAATTTATTATTTGTAGCTACTTTGTTATACATTCCATAACTGAACAATATTTACAAAAAAAGAGATTTAAGAGAAATTAAAGCACTTAAATTTCTCAATATTTATTTTTAAAAAACTATTTTTCCCCAATATCATTTACATCTGGCTCCCGGCCGGAATTAGACTCCATATCAACTACCTGCATCTTATGCACATAATTGGCTCCACGGAGCCCGGATAATACGGCCCCTATAGCACAGAATGCTGCACCGATATAAAATGACATTCTAAGAGCTGGCATAAATGCCTCTGCAAGTGTTTGCGGGAACCATGTAGTACCTGTAAGCACTGTCAAAGTTCCTTGAGGTATGGAAGAGACAAATTGAGTTGGTAAAGCACTGAGTATTGTACTTACAGGGTTAAAGCCCAGGAATGCTGAAAACAGAGCACCTGTTGGTGGAATACTGCTTAAAACTGGAGCTAACTGTGCTGCGCCAATACTTGCCAGTGAAGAAGTCATAGCACCAGGGAACTTCTGAGTGATTCCAACAATAACTATGGTGAAGAACATAGCCATACTTGCTGTAAATGCAGTCATTATCACCGTTGTTATCATACCAGAGGCAACTCCCCTGTCCTTTGGTGATACAGAATTCATTATGGATGCAGTGTTTGGTGAACTGAACATTCCCTGTCCTATACCCATCATGAATATTGCTGCGCCAAATTCAAGGTAACTGAAGTCGTATGGAAGTGCTGCAAGTACCAAAAATGCAGTTGCTGAAATAACCATCCCCAGAGTTGCAATCCACCTTGGGCCGTATTTATCAGAGAGCATTCCCGAGATAGGTCCCATTACTACAACTCCTAAAGTAAGAGGCAGCATGTACACACCAGCCCAGAACGGAGTTGATTCATAGCTGTATCCATGAAGAGGCAGCCATATACCCTGTAAAAGGATAATGAGCATGAACATCATTCCACCCCTACCCATAGCATTCAGGAAACCGGCTATATTAGCATAGCTGAACATCTTTATTTTGAAGAGGTCCATTCTAAACATTGGGTTTTCGGAACGATTTTCAATGAATGGGAACACTGCAAGCAGTACAAATCCTATAATCATTGATACAATTACCCATGGATTATGCCAGCCCATAGCGTCATTACCATAAGGCATTAAACCGTAGGTTATTCCAATTAATATGCTGGTTATTGATGCAACAAAGACTATATTACCTACAATATCGATTTTTGTATTCGGATCCCTGTATGATATCTCCTTAAGTTTAAGGAATGACCAGATGGTACCCAATAGTCCAAATGGCACGCTGACCAGGAAAACAAATCTCCAGTCATAGATTGCAAGGATACCACCAAGCAGCAGTCCAATAAACTGTCCTGACATGAAGGCAACCATGTTGATACCTAATGCTTTACCTCTCTCGCTGACAGGGAAAGCATCTGTTAATAACGCCGAACCATTCGCCATTAAAAATGCAGCGCCTATTGCCTGGATAATTCTGAATGCAATAATCTCTATAGCCCCAATGTCACCTGTTCCTGGAGTTAAATAGAGAAGGATAGAGCCCACTGTAAATATTAAAAATCCGATCTTAAACAGCTTTACCCTGCCATAAATATCCGACAAACGCCCGAAACCAAGCATTAATGTTGCTGTTACAAGACCATATCCCATTAGTATCCACAGGAGATACTGGAATGAATTGAGCGGGTCAATATGAATGCCATTGAAAATGGCAGGTAGTGAAATTAAAGTTATACTTCCGTTAATTGAGCTCATTAATCCCGACATTATAACGTTGATCATTACAACCCATTTATAATCGAGCCCACGTTTTTTTCCTATACTTTTGCCTGAAACTGTACTGTTCAACTGATCACCTGTTAATTAAATGAAATAGCATCTTCTCTCAAGTTAATATTTATTTAAAACACGTTTAAGATGCTGTATTACGTACAATTAAGTTTAATACGTTTTATTTAAATGTTGATTTATTATTAAAATAGAATTTTAAAATTATAACCTATTCATCGTTTTTATTATTTATATCTCCATCATTTTTATTTTCAACTATTTGAAAGGCAATATCTTTCATTATATCTGCTTTTGCAAGCAGATCTTCTGCTTTAATGATTAAGACTCCTTTGCCTTCAAGTCCCCTCACAACTAGAGTATCTCCGCTTTGTATATCGAATAAATCCCTAATATCTTTGGGAATTACGATTTGACCCCGTTCACCTACTTTAGCCGTGCTGAGAACACATTTTCTGTTACTTTTATGATTCATTTTTAACCACTTAAAAATTCATGTAAATCATATTTATCGTACTTATCACATTTATGCGATAAATTATATTTAAATGTATTGAAGTGAAAATTATACAAGCTAATGTATATACTTCAAATAAAAATATTCCTGCTTAATTGAACCTATAAGGTAAATATAATTATCAAATATTAAAAAAGACCGCTTAAAATAATATTTTATTTAAACAGCTGATTTTTACCTATTAAAATGGTTTTTAAGACGTAATATGGAAAATGACGATATGTCCCCTTCAATTATTACCTAGATCCCTATAAATCCTTAAAATAAAATTTTATAGTTATATCTAAAAACAGGACCGATAAAGGACCATAATACTTAGATAACAATTAAGGCTCTGTTTAAAAGATTAGTTTTATTGATATATA
It encodes:
- a CDS encoding MFS transporter, whose protein sequence is MNSTVSGKSIGKKRGLDYKWVVMINVIMSGLMSSINGSITLISLPAIFNGIHIDPLNSFQYLLWILMGYGLVTATLMLGFGRLSDIYGRVKLFKIGFLIFTVGSILLYLTPGTGDIGAIEIIAFRIIQAIGAAFLMANGSALLTDAFPVSERGKALGINMVAFMSGQFIGLLLGGILAIYDWRFVFLVSVPFGLLGTIWSFLKLKEISYRDPNTKIDIVGNIVFVASITSILIGITYGLMPYGNDAMGWHNPWVIVSMIIGFVLLAVFPFIENRSENPMFRMDLFKIKMFSYANIAGFLNAMGRGGMMFMLIILLQGIWLPLHGYSYESTPFWAGVYMLPLTLGVVVMGPISGMLSDKYGPRWIATLGMVISATAFLVLAALPYDFSYLEFGAAIFMMGIGQGMFSSPNTASIMNSVSPKDRGVASGMITTVIMTAFTASMAMFFTIVIVGITQKFPGAMTSSLASIGAAQLAPVLSSIPPTGALFSAFLGFNPVSTILSALPTQFVSSIPQGTLTVLTGTTWFPQTLAEAFMPALRMSFYIGAAFCAIGAVLSGLRGANYVHKMQVVDMESNSGREPDVNDIGEK
- a CDS encoding AbrB/MazE/SpoVT family DNA-binding domain-containing protein — translated: MNHKSNRKCVLSTAKVGERGQIVIPKDIRDLFDIQSGDTLVVRGLEGKGVLIIKAEDLLAKADIMKDIAFQIVENKNDGDINNKNDE